A portion of the Bombina bombina isolate aBomBom1 chromosome 9, aBomBom1.pri, whole genome shotgun sequence genome contains these proteins:
- the LOC128640279 gene encoding uncharacterized protein LOC128640279 isoform X1 — MQKKLLKMTARSRRIPKRFLTDDETLWKTRAIRAQKRLKLLEKRQGEKQKKQETVLEQKAAVTPPERERMQEGNKRDKVGKVNNGAGDKEVEGSTTGPQGMAAADKEGQDGHRVSHKKHGKQMYYSDSSESSSDSSTDDDFEDDKRNGRGHRKILKIVRKLYAKQEKNKVVKEGYEDGDSSDNVVNLDDEVAATKLLPLPTHLKAKVVRKAQRGRYVDVFEMTREALAVKSNEGRGRRAKQTFPEWVKGMVIYAECFLTANPDKMKGVLRYIHLIAECYTTYGGFAWKDYDREFRKGNIQLGGKGRKDFGVKILDTWTRVMKVPEAQGRPIGQGKTFRTEAKECWAFNDKRCDRGNSCKYKHACRHCGGAHPGVDCRKGNANNNSKFSFRGHGGNGSGGGMAGNGQNTAEGR, encoded by the exons ATGCAGAAGAAGTTGCTGAAGATGACGGCCAGAAGCAGGAGAATTCCCAAACGGTTCCTTACAGATGATGAGACCCTCTGGAAGACGAGAGCAATCCGGGCTCAGAAGAGATTGAAGCTCCTGGAAAAaaggcagggagagaaacagaagaAGCAGGAGACGGTCTTGGAGCAGAAGGCAGCGGTAACCCCCCCTGAGAGAGAGCGGATGCAAGAGGGTAAC AAGAGAGACAAAGTGGGTAAAGTGAACAATGGAGCAGGTGACAAAGAGGTCGAAGGGAGCACGACAGGGCCGCAGGGAATGGCGGCAGCAGACAAGGAAGGACAAGACGGGCATCGTGTGAGCCATAAGAAACACGGTAAGCAAATGTATTATAGTGACAGTAGTGAATCTTCGTCAGATAGTTCCACGGATGATGACTTTGAGGATGATAAGCGTAATGGGAGGGGgcatagaaaaatcttgaaaattgTAAGAAAGTTATATGCTAAGCAAGAGAAAAATAAGGTGGTGAAGGAAGGGTATGAGGACGGGGACAGCAGTGATAATGTGGTGAATTTAGACGATGAAGTAGCAGCGACCAAGCTCTTACCCCTTCCCACACATTTAAAAGCGAAGGTTGTTAGGAAAGCGCAGAGAGGACGGTATGTGGATGTGTTTGAAATGACTAGGGAAGCTTTGGCGGTCAAATCTAATGAGGGAAGGGGGAGAAGGGCAAAGCAGACATTTCCAGAATGGGTGAAAGGGATGGTCATATATGCAGAATGTTTTCTAACGGCCAATCCAGATAAGATGAAAGGGGtgctgagatacatacatttaatagCGGAATGCTACACCACATACGGGGGTTTCGCATGGAAGGATTATGATAGGGAATTTAGGAAAGGAAATATACAATTGGGAGGTAAAGGTAGGAAGGATTTTGGGGTAAAAATACTAGATACATGGACGAGGGTGATGAAGGTCCCTGAAGCACAAGGTAGGCCCATAGGGCAAGGGAAAACATTCAGAACAGAGGCAAAGGAATGCTGGGCGTTTAATGACAAGAGGTGCGACAGGGGGAATTCATGTAAATATAAGCACGCATGTAGGCATTGTGGCGGAGCGCACCCAGGAGTGGATTGTAGGAAGGGTAATGCCAATAACAATAGCAAGTTTTCCTTTCGAGGGCACGGGGGCAACGGTAGCGGAGGAGGAATGGCGGGTAATGGCCAAAACACCGCTGAGGGTAGATAG
- the LOC128640279 gene encoding uncharacterized protein LOC128640279 isoform X2, producing MQKKLLKMTARSRRIPKRFLTDDETLWKTRAIRAQKRLKLLEKRQGEKQKKQETVLEQKAAVTPPERERMQEGNKRDKVGKVNNGAGDKEVEGSTTGPQGMAAADKEGQDGHRVSHKKHDSREQ from the exons ATGCAGAAGAAGTTGCTGAAGATGACGGCCAGAAGCAGGAGAATTCCCAAACGGTTCCTTACAGATGATGAGACCCTCTGGAAGACGAGAGCAATCCGGGCTCAGAAGAGATTGAAGCTCCTGGAAAAaaggcagggagagaaacagaagaAGCAGGAGACGGTCTTGGAGCAGAAGGCAGCGGTAACCCCCCCTGAGAGAGAGCGGATGCAAGAGGGTAAC AAGAGAGACAAAGTGGGTAAAGTGAACAATGGAGCAGGTGACAAAGAGGTCGAAGGGAGCACGACAGGGCCGCAGGGAATGGCGGCAGCAGACAAGGAAGGACAAGACGGGCATCGTGTGAGCCATAAGAAACACG atTCAAGAGAGCAGTAA
- the ADRA2A gene encoding alpha-2A adrenergic receptor, translating into MITFENPLLARGGISSMECPGDCNNGTMNNGTDPGEEGSPYSLQITLILITLVGILMMFTVFGNVLVVIAVFTSRALKAPQNLFLVSLASADILVATLVMPFSLANEVMSYWYFGKVWCEIYLALDVLFCTSSIVHLCAISLDRYWSITQAIEYNLKRTPRRIKCIIFIVWVISAVISFPPLISIEKESGKDQQPKCKINDDKWYIISSCIGSFFAPCVIMILVYIRIYQIAKRRTRVPPSKRSNGEPEKRQNGLADKDLPVSLNGDKDGPADQHRDAEANGRDMDDSSSSEHQEDNQYSSKKKQDKLTRGKGKTKLSQIKPGDSLPRREEDSNAKTSRWRGRQNREKRFTFVLAVVIGVFVICWFPFFFTYSLIAICESCNVPETLFKFFFWFGYCNSSLNPVIYTIFNHDFRRSFKRILCKGDRKRIV; encoded by the coding sequence ATGATTACCTTTGAGAACCCGTTACTGGCAAGGGGGGGCATCTCTTCAATGGAGTGCCCGGGGGACTGCAACAACGGCACCATGAATAATGGGACTGACCCTGGAGAAGAAGGAAGCCCCTACTCCCTGCAGATCACATTGATTCTCATTACCTTGGTGGGTATTCTCATGATGTTCACTGTTTTTGGGAATGTGCTGGTTGTTATAGCAGTATTCACTAGCAGAGCCCTAAAAGCTCCTCAAAACTTGTTCTTAGTATCCCTGGCATCTGCGGACATACTTGTGGCCACCTTAGTGATGCCCTTCTCACTGGCCAATGAGGTGATGAGTTACTGGTACTTTGGGAAGGTTTGGTGTGAGATCTACCTCGCACTAGATGTACTTTTCTGCACTTCATCAATAGTTCACCTGTGTGCCATAAGTTTGGATCGGTACTGGTCCATTACACAAGCCATTGAGTACAACCTAAAAAGGACCCCACGCAGGATCAAATGCATCATTTTCATAGTATGGGTGATCTCTGCTGTCATATCCTTCCCTCCATTGATCAGCATTGAAAAGGAAAGCGGGAAGGATCAGCAACCCAAATGCAAAATCAATGATGACAAATGGTACATTATTTCTTCTTGCATCGGATCTTTCTTTGCCCCCTGTGTGATCATGATCTTAGTGTACATTCGTATCTATCAGATTGCCAAGCGAAGGACAAGGGTTCCACCAAGCAAGAGGAGCAATGGGGAACCAGAAAAGAGACAGAATGGTTTAGCAGATAAGGACTTACCTGTCAGTCTGAATGGTGACAAAGATGGGCCAGCAGACCAGCATAGAGATGCAGAAGCCAATGGCAGAGATATGGATGATTCCTCATCTTCGGAACACCAGGAGGACAACCAGTACTCATCCAAGAAAAAACAAGACAAACTTACAAGAGGCAAAGGTAAGACTAAGCTAAGCCAGATCAAACCAGGAGACAGCTTGCCCAGGCGAGAAGAAGACAGTAATGCCAAGACATCAAGGTGGAGAGGCAGACAAAACAGAGAGAAAAGGTTCACATTTGTCCTGGCTGTAGTTATTGGTGTGTTTGTCATCTGCTGGTTCCCGTTTTTCTTTACTTACTCTCTCATTGCCATCTGTGAGAGCTGCAATGTCCCTGAAACCCTATTTAAATTCTTCTTTTGGTTTGGCTACTGTAACAGCTCCCTGAATCCTGTCATATACACTATATTCAACCATGATTTCAGGAGGTCATTTAAACGGATTCTGTGTAAAGGGGACAGAAAACGGATTGTCTGA